The Neovison vison isolate M4711 chromosome 5, ASM_NN_V1, whole genome shotgun sequence genome includes a region encoding these proteins:
- the LOC122907895 gene encoding putative methyltransferase-like protein 21E pseudogene, which yields MIKKTSIYSHRLVHCLMDPVAEKVKRDDDKKVVAEIMARCFVPSLVTTTPWEEFHFVGHEIRITEAMDCYGAVVWPSALVLCYFLETNAKHYNMVDKNVIEIGAGTGLVSIVASLLGAHVTATDLPELLGNLQYNISRNTKMKCKHLPQVKELSWGVALDENFPRSSNNFDYILAADVVYAHPFLEELLITFDHLCKESTIILWVMKFRLEKENKFVDRFKELFDLEEISSFPSLNITLYKAMKKSQRSA from the exons ATGATCAAGAAAACATCAATATATAGCCATCGATTAGTTCACTGCTTAATGGATCCAGTAGCTGAAAAAg tgaAGAGAGATGATGACAAGAAGGTGGTTGCAGAGATCATGGCAAGATGTTTTGTTCCAAGCCTAGTAACAACCACCCCATGGGAGGAATTTCACTTTGTCGGTCATGAGATTCGGATTACTGAAGCCATGGATTGTTACGGTGCTGTTGTTTGGCCATCG gCCCTTGTTCTATGCTattttctggaaacaaatgcaaagcaCTATAATATGGTTGACAAAAATGTGATTGAAATTGGAGCTGGAACAGGGCTAGTCTCCATCGTGGCAAGTTTACTTG GTGCACACGTGACTGCCACAGATTTACCTGAATTACTTGGAAACCTGCAATATAATATTTCCCGAAACACCAAAATGAAATGTAAGCATTTGCCTCAGGTTAAAGAACTCTCCTGGGGTGTAGCTTTAGATGAGAACTTCCCCAGGTCTTCCAACAATTTTGACTATATCCTGGCAGCTGACGTTGTCTACGCCCACCCTTTCCTGGAAGAACTCCTCATTACCTTTGACCATCTGTGCAAAGAATCTACCATCATCCTCTGGGTCATGAAGTTCaggctggagaaagaaaataaatttgtagaTAGATTTAAGGAGTTGTTTGACCTGGAGGAGATTTCCAGTTTCCCTAGCTTGAATATTACGTTGTATAAAGCTATGAAGAAAAGTCAGAGGAGTGCATGA